The window CCTGGACCGTCGACCACCGCGCCGACCGCACCGGCATCCGACTCACCGGACCGACCCCGGGCTGGGCGCGCGCGGACGGCGGCGAGGCCGGGCTGCACCCGTCGAACCTGCATGACTCGGCGTACCCGGTCGGCGGGATCATGCTCGCGGGCGACACCCCGGTGATCGTCGGCGTGGACGGCCCGTCGCTCGGCGGGTTCGTCGTCGCGGCGGTGGTGATCGAGGCGGACCGGTGGAAACTCGGCCAGCTGCGGCCCGGCGACACGGTCCGGCTCGCACCGGTCGGCCCCGACTCCGCGAGGCCGGAACCGCTGCACGGCGGCGACGCCACGCAGACCGGGCCCGCGTTCACCATCAGGCGCTCGGGTGACCGGCACCTGCTGGTGGAAGCCGGTCACACCGAACTCGACCTGACCGTGCGGATGTGGGTGCACCTGCTCGCCGAGGCGCTGCGGTCCGACCGGCCCGACGGGGTCACCGAGATCGTCGAAGGGGTCCGGTCGCTGCTGGTGGCGGTCGACTCGGCCGCCCGCGACCTCGCTCCCCTGGCCAAACACCTGGGCGCGCTCGCCGACGACCTGGCCGACCCGTCGACGGCCGTCGTCCCCGCGCGGGAGGTCGTCCTGCCGATCGCGTTCGACCACCCCGAGGCGCACGAGGCGATGCGCCGCTACGCCGCGTCCGTGCGGCCCGACGCGCCTTGGTGCCCCGACAATGTGGAGTTCATCCGCCGGGTCAACGCTTTGCCCCACCGCGACGACGTCTTCGACATCGTGGCCGCGGCGACCTACCTCGTGGTCGGCCTCGGCGACGTCTATCTCGGTGCCCCGGTCGCGGTGCCGATGGACCCCCGACACCGGCTGGTCACCACAAAGTACAATCCGGCCCGCACCTGGACCCCGCAGAACGCCGTCGGGATCGGCGGCATCTACCTGTGCGTCTACGGCATGGAGGGCCCCGGCGGCTACCAGCTCGTCGGGCGCACGGTGCCGGTGTGGCGGCTGGGCGACGAACGGCCGTGGCTGCTGCGGCACTTCGACCGGCTCCGCTTCCGGCCGGTGACCACCGACGAACTGGCCGAGCACCGCGCCGACATCGCCGCGGGCCGCGCCGACCTCGACGTCCGCCCCACCACGTTCTCCGTCGCCGAAGTCCACCGGATCGAACACGAGGCGGCCGACGAGATCCGGGACGTCCGGGCGCGCAGGCGGGCCGCCTTCGACGAGGAGCGCACGCGCTGGAATTCCTGATTCCAGCAAGGAGTTCACGTCAGCGAAACCATCGGGGCGGCCACGCGGTCCTACAGTTTTCCCATCGTGGACGACATCGATCCCTTCATCGGAACGGCCCCGACCGCGCTGCCCCCGGCGCAGGGTCTGGCGGCCACCTGGTGGTGGCCGAAAGCGCAGATCGGCAACACCCACCCGGGGGCCGTCTCCCCGCTGGGCATGGTGTCGGCCTGCGCCTACTCGGGCGCCTACCCCACGGGTTACGGCCTCTACACGAAGAACACCGAGGGCCTGCCGGACCAGATGTTCGACCACCCGCAGGCCTCCGGGTTCACCCACTTCCAGCAGTCCGGCACCGGCGCCATCCGCAAGTACTACAACTATGTGCGGGTCACCCCGATGGTGCAGCCGCTCGACACCCTCGGCCAGTCTTGGCCGCTGCACGACGAGACCGCCGAGGCCGGGTACTACGCGGCCACCCTCGACCCCGGCATCCGGTGCGAGATCACGGTCGGCGCCAAGGTCGCCGTCCACCGGTACACCTTCCCCGAGCACCGCGGCGCCCGGGTGGTCGTCGACCTGTCCTGTGGCGGGCTGGCGATCGACCACGGCCGCACGGTGCCGCTGCGCGCGCACGTGGAGAGCCTCGGCCACGGCCGCGCGCAGGGCACGGTGGTCGTCGAGGGTGTGCCGCTGTCGGTGTACATCGAGGTCGACAGCCCGGACTGGCGGCAGATGGTCTGGCACGACCGCAGGCTGATCGAGGGCGGCACCCGGCTCGACTTCGACCGCATCCGCCAGACCACGCTGCGCCCCTTCGGTTTGCTCTTCATCGGACAGGCCGCGGCCGGGCAGAGCGTCGAGGTGCGGATCGGCTTCTCGCTGCGCGGCTGCGAGCAGGCACGGGAGAACCTGCGCCGTGAGTGCGGGGAGGCGCCGCAGGCCTTCGACACCATCAAGGCGCACACCCAGGCCAAGTGGCGTGACCACGTCGGCCGGATCGAGGTCGAGGGCGGGTCGCCCGCGCGGCGCCAGGTGTTCGCCACCGCGCTGTACCACTCGCTGGTCAAGCCGTGTTTCGGCGACGACGAGAGCCCGTTCTGGCCGACGTCGGGCCCGTTCGCGTTCGACGTCTGCACGATGTGGGACATCTACAAGACCCAGCTGCCGCTGCTGATGGCGATCTGCCCGGACCGGGCGGTCGACCTGCTGGAGTCGCTGATCCGGGTCTGCGAGGAGGAGGGCAACTTCCCCATCGGCTACAGGATGGCCCGCGGCGCGGACCGGTTCTTCCGGCAGGCCAGCGCCCTGACCCACACCGCGCTGGCCGACGCGCACGCCATCGGACTCGGTGACCTGGACTGGAACTGGGCGCTGGTGCACATGGTCGACGACCTGCGCCGGATGTACGGCGAGGACTTCTATGAGCACGGCGTCGTGCACCCGATCTCGCACACCCTCGACCTCGCCTACGCCTACCACTGCACGTCCGGCGTCGCCCGCGCGATGAACGACGTGCCGCTCGCCAAGCAGCTCGACGAACGGGCTCTCCTGTGGCCCAACGCTTTCGACCCGGCCACCGGCCTGCTGCACGACTCGTCGTTCTACGAGGGAGGCAAGTGGAACTACTCGTTCCGGCTCATGCACGACATGGCCGGGAGGATCGCGTTGGCGGGCGGTGACGAGAAGTTCGTCGCCATGCTGGACGCGTTCTTCGGCTACGGCGCGGCCCGGGTGGTGCAGCCCGGCCACCGGCCCGACGCGGCGCAGATGGCCGTCGGATACGCGCTGAACCGGTTCGAGGGGCTGAACAACGAGCCCGACATGGAGGCCCCGTGGTCCTACCACTACGCGGGTCGACCGGACCGCACCGCCGAGGTCGTGCACGCGGCGCTCACCTGGCAGTTCGGCACCGGCCCGGGCGGGCTGCCGGGCAACGACGACTCGGGCGGGCTCAGCAGCTGGTACGTGTGGGCCTCACTTGGCCTGTTCCCGGTCGCCGGGCAGAGCCTGTTCCTCGTCAACGCCCCGGCGTTCGCCCGATCCACGATCCATGTGGGAGACAAGGACTTCGTCATCGAGACCAGCGGACACCGCGAGACACCGATCAGCTCCGACGGGCTCGACCGGGTGCCACCGCCGCAGTA is drawn from Actinokineospora alba and contains these coding sequences:
- a CDS encoding 5-oxoprolinase/urea amidolyase family protein, whose amino-acid sequence is MAVLDVLDPGTQTTVQDLAGRTGLWDVGVPPSGAFDDLTFALVNAAVGNPSHLAGLECVVRGPVLRVDEPRLVCVGGAAARATVDGRPLRPGTVVRLPAGATLDVGPLEGPGMRGYVAVEGGLDVPRVLGSRATFILGEFGGVDGRALRAGDAVPLGRRENLIAPVPITLPELTHAWTLRVIAGPHGAPEYLTAEGVDEFFAATWTVDHRADRTGIRLTGPTPGWARADGGEAGLHPSNLHDSAYPVGGIMLAGDTPVIVGVDGPSLGGFVVAAVVIEADRWKLGQLRPGDTVRLAPVGPDSARPEPLHGGDATQTGPAFTIRRSGDRHLLVEAGHTELDLTVRMWVHLLAEALRSDRPDGVTEIVEGVRSLLVAVDSAARDLAPLAKHLGALADDLADPSTAVVPAREVVLPIAFDHPEAHEAMRRYAASVRPDAPWCPDNVEFIRRVNALPHRDDVFDIVAAATYLVVGLGDVYLGAPVAVPMDPRHRLVTTKYNPARTWTPQNAVGIGGIYLCVYGMEGPGGYQLVGRTVPVWRLGDERPWLLRHFDRLRFRPVTTDELAEHRADIAAGRADLDVRPTTFSVAEVHRIEHEAADEIRDVRARRRAAFDEERTRWNS
- a CDS encoding GH92 family glycosyl hydrolase, yielding MDDIDPFIGTAPTALPPAQGLAATWWWPKAQIGNTHPGAVSPLGMVSACAYSGAYPTGYGLYTKNTEGLPDQMFDHPQASGFTHFQQSGTGAIRKYYNYVRVTPMVQPLDTLGQSWPLHDETAEAGYYAATLDPGIRCEITVGAKVAVHRYTFPEHRGARVVVDLSCGGLAIDHGRTVPLRAHVESLGHGRAQGTVVVEGVPLSVYIEVDSPDWRQMVWHDRRLIEGGTRLDFDRIRQTTLRPFGLLFIGQAAAGQSVEVRIGFSLRGCEQARENLRRECGEAPQAFDTIKAHTQAKWRDHVGRIEVEGGSPARRQVFATALYHSLVKPCFGDDESPFWPTSGPFAFDVCTMWDIYKTQLPLLMAICPDRAVDLLESLIRVCEEEGNFPIGYRMARGADRFFRQASALTHTALADAHAIGLGDLDWNWALVHMVDDLRRMYGEDFYEHGVVHPISHTLDLAYAYHCTSGVARAMNDVPLAKQLDERALLWPNAFDPATGLLHDSSFYEGGKWNYSFRLMHDMAGRIALAGGDEKFVAMLDAFFGYGAARVVQPGHRPDAAQMAVGYALNRFEGLNNEPDMEAPWSYHYAGRPDRTAEVVHAALTWQFGTGPGGLPGNDDSGGLSSWYVWASLGLFPVAGQSLFLVNAPAFARSTIHVGDKDFVIETSGHRETPISSDGLDRVPPPQYVQSARLNGKPLEVTHLSASDVHAGGTLHLELGPEPSRWGRATRPPSLSTGVGP